Proteins from a single region of Catenulispora acidiphila DSM 44928:
- a CDS encoding PadR family transcriptional regulator, whose product MRAAVLALLAERPMHGYEMIQELETRTDGLWRPSPGALYPALQALEDEGLVTVDTSGGKRLLQLSDAGLAAVAGAPENRPWENFGTGVPEAHLAMREGVHQIGTAARQVAQVGTEEQKARAAAILTEARKALYKLLAEDA is encoded by the coding sequence GTGCGCGCGGCGGTTCTGGCGCTGCTGGCCGAGCGGCCCATGCACGGCTACGAGATGATTCAGGAGCTGGAGACTCGGACGGATGGCCTGTGGCGTCCCAGTCCGGGTGCTCTTTACCCTGCCTTGCAGGCGCTGGAGGACGAGGGTCTGGTCACCGTCGACACCAGCGGGGGCAAGCGGTTGCTGCAGTTGAGCGACGCCGGTCTGGCCGCTGTGGCCGGGGCGCCGGAGAACCGGCCGTGGGAGAACTTCGGGACCGGTGTGCCGGAGGCGCATCTGGCGATGCGCGAGGGCGTTCACCAAATCGGCACTGCCGCGCGCCAGGTCGCGCAGGTCGGTACCGAGGAGCAGAAGGCGCGTGCCGCCGCGATTCTCACCGAGGCTCGCAAGGCTCTGTACAAGCTGCTCGCCGAGGATGCCTGA